A genomic region of Aeropyrum pernix K1 contains the following coding sequences:
- a CDS encoding valine--tRNA ligase, whose amino-acid sequence MGEEFKPAIQEKRWDIGEEEKLLSLWDAEDLHKSTLDPDDPREIVVIDTPPPYPSGKWHVGGAAHYTQIDMIARYFRLKGYNVVAPFYADRNGLPVEVQVEKTYGVVAHEMARTTEGRERFLALCSEFLDKVESEIVQLWRRLGCGFDYWREGTDSPRYRSMTQATFIDLWRRGLIYEAERPVRWCPRCKTTLAEAEIEHKEDEDFIYYVKYRLEEDGRDLVVATTRPELLAGCAALAYHPEDERYKGLAGKTAIAPLYGHRVKIVEHPAVKKDFGTGLMMICSYGDEEDVRLFLELDLKPKVLIDENGVMNENAGPIAGLPVKEARRRIAEILEREGLLVKKERIVHSVPVCWRCKTPLQIIHRRELFLRQLDFKDAVKQAAAKMDFKPEMHRKKLYDWIDSIKMDWPISRERFYGTEIPLWTCEKCGAKLVPEPGRYYRPWAEEPPWDSCPRCGAPRRYLKGETRVFDTWFDSSISPLYVTRWMWDKRFYERASRNVLRPQGQDIIRTWLYYSILRVLQLTGKPAFRWVRITGLGLDPKGRPMHKSLGNVIDPEPIIAKYGGDAFRFWAAIAAKLGYDYRFDENKVKTGRNFATKLWNLARFVSSFPRPEGSPLEKATEVDKAFLALADEYLEAADKAYGELDVYEPANLIYELAWDIFASHYVELVKERSYNRSGLFTREEQEAAWATLHELLRRILVALSPIMPFVTDAIHRRLYGSSVHRQRWPDPLFTPEERRELAGKARLIVSVNKAVWNLKRSMGKKLYEPLDTVEVLVPSGIESARRDLEALHKAAIRTYTGAPPEGSEEAIPGSSVYYIAKKS is encoded by the coding sequence TTGGGCGAGGAGTTTAAACCTGCTATCCAGGAGAAGAGGTGGGACATAGGCGAGGAGGAGAAGCTACTATCCCTCTGGGATGCTGAGGACCTGCACAAGTCCACCCTGGACCCCGACGATCCGCGCGAAATTGTTGTCATAGACACGCCGCCCCCATACCCGAGCGGCAAGTGGCACGTTGGCGGCGCCGCCCATTATACCCAGATTGACATGATAGCCAGGTATTTCAGGCTGAAAGGATACAATGTCGTAGCACCGTTTTACGCCGACCGCAACGGGCTCCCAGTGGAGGTCCAGGTGGAGAAGACCTACGGGGTTGTAGCTCACGAGATGGCCCGTACAACGGAGGGGAGGGAGAGGTTTCTGGCCTTATGTAGCGAGTTCCTCGACAAGGTTGAGAGCGAGATAGTGCAGCTGTGGAGGAGGCTTGGCTGCGGCTTCGACTACTGGAGAGAAGGCACGGACAGCCCCAGATATAGGTCGATGACCCAGGCAACCTTCATAGACCTCTGGAGGCGCGGCCTGATATACGAGGCTGAGAGGCCTGTGAGGTGGTGCCCGAGGTGTAAGACGACCCTGGCCGAGGCGGAGATAGAGCACAAGGAGGATGAGGACTTCATATACTACGTCAAGTACAGGCTGGAGGAGGACGGTAGGGACTTGGTGGTGGCGACTACCAGGCCCGAGCTCCTCGCAGGCTGCGCCGCCCTGGCATACCACCCGGAGGACGAGAGGTATAAGGGGCTTGCAGGGAAAACTGCTATAGCCCCGCTATACGGGCATAGGGTCAAGATAGTTGAGCACCCTGCCGTTAAGAAGGATTTCGGCACTGGACTTATGATGATATGCAGCTATGGTGACGAGGAGGATGTCAGGCTATTCCTCGAGCTAGACCTCAAGCCCAAGGTTCTGATAGACGAGAACGGCGTCATGAACGAGAATGCCGGCCCCATAGCCGGGCTCCCCGTTAAGGAGGCTAGGAGGAGGATTGCAGAGATACTGGAGAGGGAGGGTCTTCTGGTTAAGAAGGAGAGGATCGTCCACAGCGTCCCCGTCTGCTGGAGGTGTAAGACCCCTCTCCAGATAATACATAGGAGGGAGCTGTTCCTAAGGCAACTCGACTTTAAGGATGCTGTGAAGCAGGCTGCGGCTAAGATGGATTTCAAGCCCGAGATGCACCGCAAGAAGCTCTACGACTGGATAGACAGCATCAAGATGGACTGGCCAATATCGAGGGAGAGGTTCTACGGCACAGAGATACCCCTCTGGACCTGCGAGAAGTGTGGGGCTAAGCTTGTTCCAGAGCCTGGAAGATACTACAGGCCGTGGGCCGAGGAGCCTCCCTGGGACTCCTGCCCCAGGTGCGGCGCCCCCCGCCGCTACCTCAAAGGCGAGACGAGGGTTTTCGACACATGGTTTGACAGCAGCATAAGCCCCCTCTACGTGACCCGCTGGATGTGGGATAAGAGGTTCTACGAGAGGGCGTCGCGCAACGTCCTAAGGCCTCAGGGCCAGGACATAATCAGGACGTGGCTGTACTACAGCATCCTAAGGGTGCTCCAGCTAACCGGGAAGCCGGCCTTCAGGTGGGTCAGGATAACGGGGCTCGGCCTCGACCCGAAGGGCAGGCCTATGCATAAGAGCCTGGGCAACGTGATAGACCCCGAGCCGATTATAGCTAAGTATGGGGGAGACGCCTTCAGGTTCTGGGCGGCCATAGCTGCAAAGCTAGGCTACGACTACAGGTTCGACGAGAACAAGGTGAAGACCGGGAGGAACTTCGCCACGAAGCTTTGGAACCTGGCGAGGTTCGTCTCAAGCTTCCCACGGCCGGAGGGGAGCCCGCTGGAGAAAGCCACAGAGGTTGACAAGGCTTTCCTAGCTCTTGCCGACGAGTATCTGGAGGCCGCTGACAAGGCTTACGGGGAGCTGGATGTGTACGAGCCTGCAAACCTGATCTACGAGCTTGCTTGGGACATCTTCGCCTCGCACTACGTAGAGCTAGTGAAGGAGAGGTCCTACAACAGGTCGGGACTATTCACAAGGGAGGAACAGGAGGCGGCGTGGGCGACGCTGCACGAACTCCTCAGGAGGATACTGGTAGCCCTCTCACCCATAATGCCCTTCGTTACGGATGCGATCCACAGGAGACTCTATGGCAGCTCAGTCCACAGGCAGAGGTGGCCAGACCCCCTGTTCACACCAGAGGAGAGAAGGGAGCTCGCCGGGAAAGCCAGGCTGATAGTCAGCGTCAACAAGGCTGTATGGAACCTGAAGAGGTCTATGGGGAAGAAGCTGTACGAGCCGCTTGACACAGTGGAGGTCCTAGTTCCTAGCGGTATAGAGTCTGCTAGGAGGGATCTCGAGGCTCTCCACAAAGCAGCTATAAGGACATACACCGGTGCACCCCCGGAGGGCTCGGAGGAGGCGATTCCAGGGTCCAGCGTATATTACATAGCTAAGAAATCTTAA
- a CDS encoding metal-dependent hydrolase yields MNRDGHFGMAMAIVFGAYSVLDIKSTESLIIGFLIVGLSTLPDVDLALEIAHRKYTHNLAASIVAGLLLGAVLEMGGFKGLGFIEGFVAGFTAVWIHILGDLLTYMEFQPFWPISRRKVALKLFKSSNRTVNRAMATLGSAIMIYYFITHFYGISIKPAGAVP; encoded by the coding sequence ATGAATAGGGACGGGCATTTTGGAATGGCTATGGCCATAGTCTTCGGAGCATATTCTGTTTTAGACATAAAATCCACTGAATCCTTGATAATAGGATTCCTCATAGTAGGCCTCTCAACACTCCCCGACGTGGACCTGGCTCTAGAGATAGCCCACAGGAAGTATACACACAACCTCGCCGCCTCGATAGTAGCGGGCCTCCTGCTCGGGGCAGTCCTGGAGATGGGCGGTTTCAAAGGATTGGGATTCATCGAGGGCTTCGTAGCGGGCTTTACAGCAGTCTGGATCCACATACTTGGGGACCTCCTGACATACATGGAGTTCCAGCCATTTTGGCCCATATCCAGGAGGAAAGTCGCGCTTAAGCTCTTCAAATCCAGTAACAGGACCGTCAACAGAGCCATGGCAACTCTGGGCTCAGCAATAATGATTTACTACTTCATCACACACTTCTACGGGATATCTATAAAGCCTGCTGGAGCTGTACCCTGA
- a CDS encoding ABC-ATPase domain-containing protein, with protein MARRISIESVLRRIDGRGYKAYKDLTGASEDLGRLEIRVTRVQGDPFAPPSVVEVYVRGVSPPAGAHPVPYADYVHRLLSRVLPRYSMRGVGEGGSGKLSVPTPSPIIIPRSAVEAQPRGDGVWSLLLRVWVGLPSRGRRVLGRAARELLLERLPKAVLTVLEGLKGGGVEQHITVWKDQEHIRSRLEDMGLYAFVGDGSILPRKCGGCWEPLEDAVPFESPPSMRVEIELPSGKVVSGMGLPRGVTTITGPAFHGKTTLAEAIAQGVWNHIPGDGRELVVSDHMLAYVESENGRWVSCVDASPFIEALPGGADTRCFTTPDASGATSIAASIQEYVEAGASGVLFDEDQTATNIIHRDVWAEEITGKRTVNPLSDMAPSMKKAGLSMIAVASGAMPLLESSDRIVVMDEFRARDATEKRMEASRVLREMGYRRAAKEYTRPSGRVVAEARVLEKPKVKGFVAEARNLKDRIDLRPLKQVEEEQQLSTALRAASVIASRKNASIAGLAREISSRLWRWDYSIITSRPGPELSYVRPLEIAFMVNRIPGLRACYGRYCL; from the coding sequence GTGGCAAGGCGGATATCAATAGAGAGTGTGCTCCGCAGGATAGACGGTAGGGGGTATAAGGCGTATAAGGATTTAACCGGCGCCTCCGAGGACCTCGGCAGGCTGGAGATCAGGGTTACCAGGGTTCAGGGCGATCCCTTCGCGCCCCCCAGCGTGGTCGAGGTTTATGTAAGGGGTGTCAGCCCCCCGGCTGGAGCCCATCCCGTGCCCTACGCGGACTATGTTCACAGGCTCCTGAGCAGAGTCCTGCCACGTTACTCGATGAGGGGCGTGGGAGAGGGGGGTAGCGGCAAGCTCTCAGTACCAACACCCTCCCCCATAATCATACCCAGGAGTGCTGTGGAGGCCCAGCCCCGGGGAGACGGTGTGTGGAGCCTCCTCTTAAGGGTGTGGGTTGGCCTACCTTCTAGGGGTAGAAGGGTTCTTGGGAGGGCTGCGAGGGAGCTCCTGCTTGAGAGGCTGCCCAAGGCTGTGCTAACAGTTCTCGAGGGGCTCAAGGGCGGTGGAGTGGAGCAACATATCACGGTGTGGAAAGACCAGGAGCACATTAGGTCTAGGCTGGAGGATATGGGTCTCTACGCGTTCGTGGGCGACGGCTCTATACTTCCTAGGAAGTGCGGTGGCTGTTGGGAGCCGCTGGAGGATGCTGTTCCCTTCGAGAGCCCGCCTAGCATGAGGGTCGAGATAGAGCTGCCGAGCGGGAAGGTCGTCAGCGGCATGGGGCTGCCGAGGGGCGTCACAACGATAACAGGCCCCGCGTTCCACGGTAAGACGACGCTGGCGGAGGCTATAGCCCAGGGTGTTTGGAACCACATACCCGGCGACGGCAGGGAGCTTGTTGTGAGCGACCACATGCTAGCGTATGTGGAGAGCGAGAACGGGAGGTGGGTTTCCTGCGTCGACGCATCACCCTTCATAGAGGCCCTGCCGGGGGGAGCTGACACCCGGTGCTTCACAACTCCAGACGCCAGCGGTGCAACGAGTATAGCGGCTTCTATCCAGGAGTACGTGGAGGCCGGCGCCTCGGGGGTGCTGTTCGACGAGGACCAGACTGCGACAAACATAATACACAGGGACGTGTGGGCCGAGGAGATCACAGGAAAGAGGACTGTAAACCCTCTCAGCGACATGGCCCCCAGCATGAAGAAGGCAGGCTTGTCTATGATAGCGGTGGCGAGCGGCGCCATGCCCCTTCTCGAGAGTTCCGACAGGATAGTGGTTATGGACGAGTTTAGAGCTAGGGACGCTACTGAAAAGAGGATGGAGGCCTCCAGGGTTCTAAGAGAGATGGGCTATAGGAGGGCCGCCAAAGAGTACACACGGCCTTCCGGGCGGGTGGTGGCTGAGGCTAGGGTTCTAGAGAAGCCCAAGGTTAAGGGTTTCGTTGCTGAGGCTCGAAACCTGAAGGACAGGATAGACCTAAGGCCCCTCAAGCAGGTTGAGGAGGAGCAGCAGCTGTCCACAGCGTTAAGGGCGGCCAGCGTGATAGCATCTAGGAAAAACGCCAGCATCGCTGGTCTAGCGAGAGAGATCTCCAGCAGGCTCTGGAGGTGGGACTACAGCATCATAACCTCCAGGCCGGGGCCGGAGCTGTCTTATGTTAGACCTCTTGAGATAGCATTCATGGTCAACAGGATCCCTGGCCTCCGCGCGTGCTACGGCCGCTACTGCCTCTAG
- a CDS encoding VIT1/CCC1 transporter family protein: protein MTGEHRHEARRFCEDEYIDYVVYSYLSSIEGDEENRRILREMAEQEYRHYEFWKELVGSDCKVNVSRIRLAVLGFMRRIMGVTFTVKFLERHEKEVIESYKRFLEHLEGETRRRLEEIIEDEISHENYLISRINESIVRYLGFIALGLADAIVEITGVHAGFLGATATTLVAGVAGLIVGLSAAISMAAAAYLQAKHESSTTAPLPSAIATGIAYFFAVVTLALPYFITHSNILAFVASVMLAVALISIFVFYSSVINETSFRREIVENLGVLFGTAAAAYIFGDVLGRIFGIGDILALLA, encoded by the coding sequence TTGACAGGAGAGCATCGCCATGAGGCTAGGAGGTTCTGCGAGGACGAGTATATAGACTATGTTGTGTACAGCTACCTATCAAGCATTGAGGGAGATGAGGAAAACCGTAGGATATTGAGGGAGATGGCCGAGCAGGAGTACCGCCACTACGAGTTCTGGAAGGAGCTAGTGGGGAGCGATTGCAAGGTTAACGTTTCCAGGATTAGGCTTGCAGTTCTGGGTTTCATGAGGAGGATAATGGGGGTTACATTCACAGTCAAGTTTCTCGAGAGGCATGAGAAAGAGGTCATAGAGTCGTACAAGAGGTTCCTAGAACATCTCGAGGGCGAGACTAGGAGAAGGCTGGAAGAGATTATAGAGGACGAGATAAGCCACGAGAATTATCTTATATCTAGGATTAACGAGAGCATTGTGAGATACCTAGGTTTTATAGCTCTAGGGCTCGCCGACGCTATTGTGGAGATCACAGGGGTCCACGCCGGGTTCCTCGGGGCAACCGCCACAACCCTGGTGGCGGGCGTGGCTGGCCTCATAGTAGGACTCTCCGCAGCAATATCTATGGCTGCTGCAGCTTATCTTCAGGCTAAGCACGAGTCGAGCACAACAGCCCCTCTACCGTCGGCTATAGCCACAGGGATTGCATACTTCTTCGCTGTGGTCACCCTAGCTCTGCCGTACTTTATAACCCACTCAAACATACTTGCTTTTGTGGCTAGTGTTATGCTCGCCGTCGCGTTGATATCCATATTCGTATTCTACAGCAGCGTTATCAACGAGACTAGCTTTAGAAGGGAGATTGTGGAGAACCTAGGCGTACTCTTCGGAACTGCTGCTGCGGCATATATATTCGGAGATGTGCTGGGCAGGATATTCGGGATAGGCGACATACTAGCCCTCCTAGCCTAG
- a CDS encoding class II fumarate hydratase codes for MGKYVERAVRVFLNTGTRFPERIVWAIGMVKYSAAKANMELGLLDEKRASAIMQAALEVAEGKHSDKIVVDVFQTGSGTGLNMNVNEVIAERASEIAGVDVHPNDHVNMSQSSNDVIPTAIRLAAASAVLSELVPSLETIINSLGSAEAKYARVVKPGRTHLRDALPVTFGQEMGAFKDAFSKDLAMVREALEAVLEVPLGGTAVGTGINAHPEYPRRAVSILAEKTGIPVKPAASRFRAMRLVTDLAMLTAAVRSVAIDLWRLSQDLRLMYSGPFTGIAEVEIPQEVPGSSMMPGKVNPVTLEAAMQAASYAIALDSSLVQASLLGEFELSMGLPLAGYAAVRQAEIVAEALRKTAGLVIGRVEPRVERMRELAERSQALITLVAPIIGYEKAAEVSRMLYEGRSIREALKAVGLGDEAIEKLLDLEKLVKPGIPSLEVGRKD; via the coding sequence ATGGGGAAGTATGTGGAGAGGGCTGTGAGGGTCTTTCTGAATACAGGCACGAGATTTCCCGAGAGGATAGTGTGGGCTATAGGCATGGTGAAGTACTCTGCTGCGAAGGCTAACATGGAGCTCGGCCTCCTCGACGAGAAGAGGGCTTCAGCTATTATGCAGGCTGCACTTGAGGTTGCCGAGGGAAAACATAGTGACAAGATAGTGGTTGACGTGTTCCAGACGGGCAGTGGAACCGGGTTGAACATGAACGTTAACGAGGTCATAGCTGAGAGGGCTTCGGAGATAGCAGGGGTCGATGTACACCCCAATGACCACGTTAACATGAGCCAGTCAAGCAACGACGTCATACCAACCGCGATAAGGTTGGCCGCTGCCTCTGCGGTCCTCAGCGAGCTGGTACCCTCGCTCGAGACTATCATAAATAGCCTGGGTAGTGCTGAGGCGAAGTATGCAAGAGTAGTGAAGCCGGGTCGCACGCACCTCCGTGACGCTCTCCCCGTAACCTTCGGCCAGGAGATGGGGGCTTTCAAAGACGCGTTCTCAAAGGACCTAGCCATGGTCAGGGAAGCCCTAGAGGCCGTGCTGGAAGTCCCTCTAGGCGGCACAGCTGTGGGCACGGGGATTAACGCCCACCCGGAATACCCTCGCAGGGCTGTTTCTATACTGGCAGAAAAGACTGGTATACCAGTCAAACCTGCTGCCAGCAGGTTTAGAGCTATGAGGCTGGTCACAGACCTGGCCATGCTAACAGCTGCCGTTAGATCCGTGGCCATAGACCTTTGGAGGCTGTCACAGGACCTGAGGCTCATGTACAGCGGGCCCTTCACAGGGATAGCAGAGGTTGAGATACCCCAGGAGGTGCCGGGCAGCAGCATGATGCCCGGCAAGGTGAACCCCGTGACTCTAGAGGCTGCGATGCAGGCTGCCAGCTACGCCATAGCCCTGGACAGCTCGCTAGTGCAAGCTTCCCTCCTCGGAGAGTTCGAGCTAAGCATGGGCCTCCCCCTTGCGGGCTACGCTGCGGTAAGGCAGGCCGAGATAGTGGCGGAGGCTCTTAGGAAGACGGCCGGTCTCGTCATAGGGAGGGTAGAGCCGAGGGTGGAGCGTATGAGAGAGCTTGCTGAGAGGAGTCAGGCTCTGATAACTCTAGTGGCGCCTATTATAGGGTATGAGAAGGCGGCTGAAGTCTCCAGGATGCTGTACGAGGGTAGAAGCATAAGGGAGGCTCTGAAAGCTGTGGGGCTCGGCGACGAGGCTATAGAGAAGCTGCTCGATCTTGAAAAACTAGTTAAGCCTGGAATACCAAGTCTTGAGGTCGGGCGTAAGGATTGA
- a CDS encoding DUF2286 domain-containing protein — MKVAVIRAEHGRVEESLVFEARLEEVVKDMARHALEEWDPGSSDFLVIRDDIEVTVVGDVEEDVLKELEAQGRVEGEGGETRVLVPIYYISFDNEMIDDENYIDKRILVIAPLVYKGFKDELEAHAASMTAPPQRPGGIKKV; from the coding sequence TTGAAAGTTGCTGTTATACGCGCTGAGCACGGGAGAGTCGAGGAGAGTCTAGTATTCGAGGCGAGGCTAGAAGAGGTTGTCAAGGATATGGCCAGGCACGCCCTTGAAGAGTGGGATCCCGGGAGCAGCGATTTCCTGGTTATAAGAGACGACATAGAGGTAACCGTTGTGGGCGATGTTGAGGAGGATGTTCTGAAGGAGCTTGAGGCGCAGGGCCGAGTCGAGGGTGAGGGCGGGGAGACGAGGGTCCTCGTGCCTATATACTACATAAGCTTCGACAACGAGATGATCGACGACGAAAACTACATAGACAAGAGGATACTAGTCATAGCCCCCCTAGTGTATAAGGGTTTCAAAGACGAGCTTGAAGCCCACGCTGCCAGCATGACCGCACCGCCCCAGCGTCCAGGCGGGATCAAGAAAGTTTGA
- the rpl7ae gene encoding 50S ribosomal protein L7Ae: MSKPIYVRFEVPEDLAEKAYEAVKRARETGRIKKGTNETTKAVERGLAKLVVIAEDVDPPEIVMHLPLLCDEKKIPYVYVPSKKRLGEAAGIEVAAASVAIIEPGDAETLVREIVEKVKELRAKAGV; the protein is encoded by the coding sequence ATGAGTAAGCCTATATATGTGAGGTTCGAGGTTCCGGAGGACCTAGCCGAGAAGGCTTATGAAGCCGTTAAGCGTGCAAGGGAGACGGGCAGGATAAAGAAGGGGACGAACGAGACTACAAAAGCCGTGGAGAGGGGTCTCGCCAAGCTAGTTGTGATAGCAGAGGACGTGGACCCGCCGGAGATAGTCATGCATCTGCCGCTTCTCTGCGACGAGAAGAAGATACCCTACGTCTATGTACCCAGCAAGAAGAGGTTAGGCGAAGCCGCCGGTATAGAAGTAGCAGCGGCAAGCGTCGCTATAATCGAGCCGGGAGACGCCGAGACCCTAGTAAGGGAGATTGTTGAGAAAGTGAAGGAGCTTCGAGCAAAGGCCGGTGTATAA
- the truD gene encoding tRNA pseudouridine(13) synthase TruD, translating to MYNAALPCRTADWALEELLGLPHARGPEALIMFPWGFRVVESRVDWEERRGWVLYLVRKRLLSTPTAASVLSRLLGCRLYSYAGLKDACSVSWQHVSLYRCRRRPARVKAYNGRMEAWLLKRGVYVYPGGHKGNMFSIRLETRGGCRASRLGWIPAHYGPQRFGVFRPNSHIYSILYSTGKWDLLARELRYRYPLERRIGPGDYESRILADISRGLAPPLGQRLDSIIAEALRSYIFNRALTRAIELGASFWSLAEFEADTVCGSKTYKVPAVRLPSRLLYNTRTSWSRLVARVMEEDGIDPGILPSRGGWRPLLYPVCRYRCRRVGDSELSIHLHLPPGAFATIALLAHYAILWMDSYADCS from the coding sequence ATGTATAACGCTGCTCTACCCTGTAGAACCGCCGATTGGGCTCTTGAGGAGCTTCTAGGCCTTCCACACGCTAGAGGTCCTGAAGCCCTCATAATGTTCCCATGGGGCTTCAGGGTTGTGGAGTCACGTGTTGACTGGGAGGAGAGGAGAGGCTGGGTGTTGTATCTTGTCAGAAAAAGGCTGCTTAGCACGCCGACAGCCGCAAGCGTTCTGTCTAGACTGCTTGGGTGTAGGCTTTACTCCTATGCAGGTTTGAAGGACGCCTGCTCGGTCTCGTGGCAGCACGTTTCCCTGTATAGGTGTAGGAGGAGGCCTGCCCGGGTTAAAGCTTACAACGGCAGGATGGAGGCATGGCTCCTGAAGAGAGGGGTCTATGTATACCCTGGAGGCCATAAGGGAAACATGTTCAGTATACGGCTCGAGACGCGGGGTGGTTGCAGAGCTTCGAGGCTAGGGTGGATTCCGGCTCACTATGGCCCCCAGCGTTTCGGGGTATTCAGGCCCAACAGCCATATTTACAGCATCCTCTATTCAACGGGGAAATGGGATCTGCTCGCCAGGGAGCTGAGGTACAGGTATCCTCTAGAGCGGAGGATAGGCCCGGGGGATTACGAGTCGAGGATTCTAGCGGACATATCTAGGGGCCTAGCCCCCCCTCTGGGGCAGCGTTTAGACAGCATTATAGCAGAGGCTCTGAGAAGCTACATATTCAATAGAGCCCTTACACGTGCGATTGAGCTAGGAGCGAGCTTTTGGTCTCTAGCCGAGTTTGAGGCCGACACCGTCTGCGGCAGCAAGACGTACAAGGTCCCGGCTGTCAGGCTCCCCTCCAGGCTACTCTATAACACCCGTACTAGCTGGTCGAGGCTTGTAGCCAGGGTTATGGAGGAGGATGGAATAGATCCAGGTATTCTACCCTCGAGAGGCGGATGGAGGCCCCTCCTCTACCCGGTCTGCAGGTATCGCTGTAGACGTGTAGGCGACTCTGAGCTATCCATACACCTCCACCTCCCGCCAGGGGCTTTCGCAACAATAGCCTTACTCGCTCACTACGCTATACTCTGGATGGACTCCTACGCCGACTGCTCGTAG
- a CDS encoding phytoene desaturase family protein, protein MPRYDVVVVGGGHNGLVAALTLALHGIRVALVEARDQLGGLSSDGLSLGVRYPRVAYALGLFPEDLARFLGIDLKNYTVLTDPSWVVVDSLSGETVFRWWLSRDALRREFVEKGLPESEAGMFVGLLESWRRCSGEIIFSIRPPSLEEASERLRRCGGEQLASAFYERFDKTLGRLLPRELWGLLTYPGYESEPGATSLLHLWNGGVWMQLPRGWAPLLLDLEEKAREHGVDVFRGLGPAVIRVKAGRVQGVEVGGKVLEAGRVVYSGSIVALPNALGDSRDVLGREVLSELDKISKTSIIADRVNVLTSCRPEPPYRAGGRPPLVEVWGRGYWFEAAYPTLHPEGLDELSGRHVVALTGLFDGAEAQEILSRAGVGCVDKVESIDRHVLAMEFLNPSGNPNHIPLNGGRILDKRPFEGWSDYTTPISGLYHGSASSHPGGQVSGVPGHNAAVRLLVDAGVKPRSPLARL, encoded by the coding sequence GTGCCACGCTATGATGTTGTGGTAGTTGGTGGTGGCCACAATGGTTTGGTTGCCGCATTAACGCTTGCCCTCCACGGTATTCGTGTGGCTCTGGTTGAGGCTCGCGACCAGCTGGGGGGCCTTTCTTCCGACGGCCTGTCCTTGGGTGTTAGATACCCTCGGGTTGCTTACGCGTTAGGCCTTTTCCCCGAGGACCTTGCACGTTTTCTGGGTATAGATTTGAAGAACTATACCGTGCTCACCGATCCCTCCTGGGTTGTGGTGGACTCCCTCTCTGGTGAGACTGTTTTCAGGTGGTGGTTAAGCCGTGATGCGCTTAGGAGGGAGTTCGTGGAGAAGGGGTTGCCCGAGTCTGAGGCAGGTATGTTTGTGGGCCTCCTCGAATCCTGGAGACGGTGTAGCGGCGAGATAATATTCTCTATAAGGCCGCCCAGCCTTGAGGAGGCTTCTGAGAGGCTGAGGCGATGCGGAGGTGAACAGCTGGCGAGCGCATTCTACGAGAGGTTCGACAAGACCCTGGGGAGGCTTCTTCCCAGGGAGCTCTGGGGGCTGCTCACATATCCTGGCTACGAGTCTGAGCCGGGGGCAACATCCCTCCTCCACCTGTGGAACGGGGGTGTGTGGATGCAGCTCCCAAGGGGTTGGGCCCCTCTACTTCTTGACTTGGAAGAGAAGGCTCGAGAGCACGGGGTGGACGTGTTTAGGGGTCTAGGGCCTGCGGTGATAAGGGTTAAGGCTGGCAGGGTGCAGGGAGTCGAGGTTGGTGGGAAGGTTCTAGAGGCGGGAAGGGTAGTGTACTCTGGGAGTATAGTCGCGCTGCCGAACGCGTTGGGAGACTCTCGGGACGTGCTTGGCAGGGAGGTCCTCAGCGAGCTGGATAAGATCTCCAAAACCTCTATTATAGCCGACAGGGTTAATGTTTTGACCAGCTGCAGGCCCGAACCACCGTACCGGGCTGGCGGTAGGCCGCCGCTCGTGGAGGTGTGGGGAAGGGGTTACTGGTTTGAGGCTGCATACCCGACGCTGCATCCAGAAGGCCTGGACGAGCTGTCCGGGAGGCATGTTGTGGCGCTTACAGGCCTTTTCGACGGCGCGGAAGCGCAGGAGATACTGAGCAGGGCGGGTGTGGGCTGCGTAGATAAGGTTGAGAGCATAGACAGGCATGTGCTTGCCATGGAGTTTCTAAACCCGTCGGGCAACCCCAATCACATCCCCCTAAACGGCGGCAGAATACTCGATAAGAGGCCTTTCGAAGGCTGGTCCGACTATACTACACCTATTAGTGGGTTGTACCACGGCTCGGCCTCCAGCCACCCGGGAGGTCAGGTGTCAGGCGTGCCTGGCCATAACGCTGCCGTACGCCTGCTAGTTGATGCTGGAGTCAAGCCTAGGAGCCCGCTTGCAAGGCTATAG
- the albA gene encoding DNA-binding protein Alba codes for MACEGAPEVRIGRKPVMNYVLAILTTLMEQGTNQVVVKARGRNINRAVDAVEIVRKRFAKNIEIKDIKIDSQEIEVQTPEGQTRTRRVSSIEICLEKAGESA; via the coding sequence ATGGCATGTGAGGGAGCACCTGAGGTCAGGATCGGTAGGAAGCCTGTAATGAACTATGTTCTAGCCATACTAACAACCCTGATGGAGCAGGGTACCAACCAGGTGGTCGTGAAGGCCAGGGGCAGGAACATAAACCGCGCCGTAGACGCTGTAGAGATAGTTAGAAAGAGGTTCGCAAAGAACATCGAGATAAAGGACATAAAGATCGACAGCCAGGAGATCGAGGTGCAGACGCCAGAGGGCCAGACCAGGACCAGGAGGGTCAGCAGCATAGAGATCTGCCTCGAGAAGGCGGGCGAGTCTGCCTAA